From the Sebastes umbrosus isolate fSebUmb1 chromosome 23, fSebUmb1.pri, whole genome shotgun sequence genome, the window AATATCCGGTAACAGGAAAAGAGTCCCTCACTGAATATCTTCCGAAGCCGTtatacatttttggaaaatgtcGGTTCTCATTTAAcgttttgacattttgatattttgagGCAATATTACTCTCTGTTTACacttttatgaatttattttaatatattaaagTCAAACATTCAACGCTTTATTGctgtaattatataatatattagtGTTTACAGAGGGGGGGAAGCCTTTTTGAGGTGCACAAGTGGGCTGTAACATCCGGTAATGGAAAAGAGTCCGTCAGTGAATATCTTCCGAAGTTGTGATATTTTTGGAAAATGTCggttttcatttacattttttatattttgaggcaatatttctctctattgacactgtttttaatttattttagtaTATTAAAGTCTAACATTCAACGCTTTATTGCTATATTTGTGTAATACATTTGTGTTTACGGAGGGGGGAAGCCTTTAAGAGGTGCACAAGTGGGCGTGGTCACGTAAAGACCGCTGATTTGTAACATAGACATAGATCGTTTATTAAAGTGATGAATCACTACATTCTTAAAAAAGAAGAACTGtacatatatgatgatgacccttagagctactatggaagaatgcagttttatttatttttttatttatgcatttcttttttgttccttgaattatttctaccatcttttatttttgttattatatatatatatatttttttataatttaagttatctttcctatccaattatGCCTTGtgtgttagaagtattgagtttagattacaatgccttaatgtttgtaaattaatttccttcaataaaaataaataaataaaaatacttaaaaaaaacctgtaacGTAAATCTCCATTCTCACAGTTCACGAACCTATGttttcaaatgtgacataattaATCTCGCTACGTAATAAATATGCATAATCAATAAGACGGGAGCCAGTATCTTTGGAtaaacaacctttttttcttttgctgtcaACTCaccatatttattaatttattgtaaaTTATTAGAAACTCTTGCATTATCTTGCACTAATTTATTcattactgtttatttattggttatttaatattttattctgtATTAGTCTATCttcctatttttttctgtatgaataatgcaaatttgtggaTATTGGATTTTGTATAGGAAGATTTTTATAAGAATAATGTATGCATGGTCGGATGCtttgtattgtatatatgtatatatgtctatatatatgtatatgtatatgtatatgtggtaTGCAGTGTGCGCATGTAGTGCAATGTCcggtgtatgtatatgtatacaaatttccccactgcgggactaataaaggaatatctgatcttatcttaataGTTTTTCACCTCGTTTCACATCACTTAAAGGATAAAACTACAAGCGGTACCCGGAAGTCAAGACAGAGTGAGTCCTCTCTGCTTTTCTAACCTATCTCTTCTTCTACCACCACGGTTGGGAGTTCACGTGAGTTCAGTTTAGTTAGTTTGTTCATTTTTAGATGCTTTTATATAGTTTAAAAACACTCTAACTGTGAACCCTGGTAGCATTACTAAGTGTAAAACAACTATCTGGCGTTAAATTagcaaaaacatgaatataaagAGCTAAAAGTGGTTGAATATAAGGTTATTAACTTGGGGAGGTGACTGACTGCAGCAGCTAATTGAATAACTCATGATCAGAGAGTCCAGTCAGACAGTAAATGTTGGTTATAACtctgctgttttgtgtttttcagctgGGTTTTTTATCCCATTTTGCATTAAAGCTTCCTGACTCCTGATTCCTCCATTTTCAGCTGCAGAAAATTGAAAAAATGAGCAACTCAGAGGAACCCAAAGTGACCAAAGTGACTCCTCACATAGTGAAGGAAGAGGCAAGTTAACCCTTCACATGCTGCACATGAACTCTGACTGAAAACTGTATTGTACACTTTGACAGttatataaactggggaaaaaaagtttggaaacttgtgtttggtggattatttctctgttgttacaatgttaattggcattgtattttacattgttggaaagcctgtttatttactttcacaatgatgtccaacttgtaaggatcatgcatttgtgggatgagcagcacagctgattatgtgggtagcgcccatgaaagatttgccaaaatcctctgccaatggtaaacagtgtattctccagTTGGTATTGGTAtgcataatcagctgtgctgctcacgTATATATAACGTTAATGTTCAGTTTTGTTATGACCTCTCTTTGTTTACTGGCTAAATATGATGCTTTAACTTAACCTATCAGTGAGTAAAaaggttaaagaggacctattatgctttatgcttttctcctttagtgtgttatatagttttatttgtgcatgtaaaaggtctgcaaagttacaaagtccacgccagaGGGAGTTACTCTGCCCTACAGAaactctgctcctgaactgcctgaaacacctcgcttgaaatcccgccttttcttccgtaacgtggtgatgtcaccaagtaacacatttgcagcggcaaagagtatagaagcaaagagacaaaactctggtgtttttttgacagcagatgctgctgccattttggactgaaaacgcttattatatttagaaaTTACACCAAACTGGCCCTTAGATTTatcttttttaacattatcaCATCAAATGATTGTATTTGATTCCCTTTTCAGTATACCACATGCACATCCCTGTAAGATAGTTTCCACTGTTGATAGTTGAGTAAGATTAGTAGAGTAGATcacattgtaattttagtttctTTACCGAGCTTTAAAGCAGCATGTTGGCGCTATCCAGATCATCTTAGCTCAGTGTGCTAACATATCCGTGTTGCAGCTCATGGCGGCAGGAAAATGGGTGAAGCTGGAGAAGACGACGTACGTGGACCGCGCTGGAACCACCAGGTACCGTTCTGCCTTTGACTTGACACCCCTTCACAATCATTCAACGTTTCCTCCTTAAGGTTTCACCCCCCCTTCCCCCTCCTGTTTTCACCCACCAGAACCTGGGAGAGTGTGAAAAGGACAACAAGGCAAACCAACACAGAAGCAGATGGTGAGCGTCAATCGAGCTTTGCATTGACAGTCGGgtcagaaatgtgtgtgtgttgcaggctTTAATTAATACACTTTTGCCACAGGTGTTGGAATCATCGCCCTGCTGAAGCGGACGCTCCATAAAGACTGCGTGGTGATGGTGAAGCAGTTCCGTCCTCCGATGGGATGCTGCACTCTGGAGTTTCCTGCAGGTCAGGAGGTTCTCCATGATTGGAAATTGAAAAGTCCTTCAATTTGATATCCAACTATTGATGCCATATCTGTGTTTCTTGTCTCAGGCTTGATTGACGAGGGGGAAAGTGCGGAGGCCGCTGCGCTGAGGGAGCTAAAAGAAGAAACCGGCTACAGAGGGGAAGTAGTAGGAGTCACTCCAGGTATCCTCACACACATAGACGTGATTGCATTAGCTGCCTCTCTTGGCTGTATCttatctgctgtgtgtttgtgtggggggGAGGTTCAGGGGGGTCAGCGGTGTGAAGTGAAAAGAAGTTCCatgctccttttttattttaggaaCATACAATGCAAGCACAGTAGTAATGTTATTGTTTGTTGTCGCAGTGACCTGTCTGGACCCCGGCCTGTCTAACTGCACCACCCAGATGGTCATGGTCAACATCAACGGAGACGAAGGGGAGAACATCAACCCAACGCAACAGCTCGGTGAGAAGACGGGATTCATTCGCTCACCCCTTCTCACTTGTCTAATTAAACATTTActccttttattcttttaccTCTTTTATACACGTAGcaaatcatttatttgttcgctccaggttgaaaaatactgaagttagcCTATAAGAGAAGATCTCGCCATCATCAATTTTCACATACTTAGAATGTTCTCTTGAGTACGAACGAAACTCAAGAACTAAACCGAAAACTTACAGAAAAAAGTAGTTTGTCTGTTGAATAATCTTTTGTTCTCTTTTGTTCTTCCACAGGTGATGGAGGTGAGTTATGTTCCTTTATTCTATCtgaaataattagggctgtcaaagttaacgcgataataacgcgttaatgcaaattcgctttaacgtcactaatttctttaacgcaacttgcgatttttaggttgtagctcagttttaaagctagagttacgctaaattttggcctctgacctcaagatatgtgaatgaaaatgggttctatgggtacccacgagtctcccctttacagacatgcccactttatggtaatcacatgcagtttgggggcaagtcatagtcaagtcagcacactgacacactgacagctgtagttgcctgttgggctgcagtttgccatgttatgatttgagcatatttgtttatgctaaatgcagtacctgtgagggtttctggacaatatctgtcattgttttgtgttgtcaattgatttacaataataaatatttacatacatttgcataaagcagcatatttgcccactcccatgttgataagagtattaaattcttgagaaatctcacttttaaggtacattttgaacagataaaaaatgtgcgcttaatttgctattaaatatttgaatggattgacagccctagaaataatCCTTTTCTCTCATAAAGCACATCATCACACAATCCTTTATCCTCTCTTTGCAGAATTTGTCGACGTCATTCTTTTACCTCTTGATGAATTCCAGTTGAAAATAGATGGTGAGGCTTCAACTTTTTCAGAGTGATGAGTTATTGTGATTATTATGATGCGAACACACTAAGTAATACTTGCTTGTTTTATCCGGCAGATCtgatgaagaaagaaaaaatcgTGGTGGACGCCAAAGTGTACATCTTTGCCATGGGGATGGTTCAGGCCTTCTTCAAGCCGAGGGAGCTCCCCGTCCTGAAGCAGTGAAGAACGACaatgagaggagaagaagaagagaaataatTTCCTATTACACCGGGCTCCTACACAGGACTGGAAAATCtgtattgaaaatgaaaaattctAGTAAGAAATTGTATaaaaaagttgttgttgcatcgTGGTGTTAGACACCGTGCAACctcatattttaatatttgtttctaTGACGTATAATGACTGTCTATAGAGCAATGTGGGAGACGTGTGTCAATcatactgaacacacacacacacaaaaaaaaaatcaaagtctTGGAAAAAGCCTTGGATTTAGAAACCTATGAAGGAGCCCTGTTAACGCTACATATACTGGAGCACTTTGTGTTTCCAGTACGGAGGTACTACCACACACCTCGAGGCCTGAAACATACTCTGGTGGGGTTAACTGTTTGTGCACTAACACAGAATA encodes:
- the nudt5 gene encoding ADP-sugar pyrophosphatase isoform X1, which encodes MIRESSQTVNLQKIEKMSNSEEPKVTKVTPHIVKEELMAAGKWVKLEKTTYVDRAGTTRTWESVKRTTRQTNTEADGVGIIALLKRTLHKDCVVMVKQFRPPMGCCTLEFPAGLIDEGESAEAAALRELKEETGYRGEVVGVTPVTCLDPGLSNCTTQMVMVNINGDEGENINPTQQLGDGEFVDVILLPLDEFQLKIDDLMKKEKIVVDAKVYIFAMGMVQAFFKPRELPVLKQ
- the nudt5 gene encoding ADP-sugar pyrophosphatase isoform X2, with protein sequence MSNSEEPKVTKVTPHIVKEELMAAGKWVKLEKTTYVDRAGTTRTWESVKRTTRQTNTEADGVGIIALLKRTLHKDCVVMVKQFRPPMGCCTLEFPAGLIDEGESAEAAALRELKEETGYRGEVVGVTPVTCLDPGLSNCTTQMVMVNINGDEGENINPTQQLGDGEFVDVILLPLDEFQLKIDDLMKKEKIVVDAKVYIFAMGMVQAFFKPRELPVLKQ